Within the Megalops cyprinoides isolate fMegCyp1 chromosome 10, fMegCyp1.pri, whole genome shotgun sequence genome, the region CGTTTCCTTCCAAAAACCGCCGACACGCTCCTTACGATGCCTTTGAATCCCGCACCCCCTTTCTTAAGTGCCCTCGCCTCCCGAATGAGGTCCAGCAATTCGTGGAACACAAGTAGTACGCCGTGGTACGTTTCGGCGGCCGAGATTTCGAAGAACCCACAGTCAGCTGAGAGAGCCAGGAGTCGTCCCTCCTCGCTGGAAACCGTGCGTCGGTGCTGGAGGTCGCGCTTGTTGCCAACGATGATGATGGGCGACATCCCGGACGTCTTCTTTGCTTGTCTGATAAGATGCACCTGTTGCCGCACCACGTCAAAGCTTGACCGGTCGCAAATGCTGTAGACCAGAATTAAACCATCGGCCCACTGCAACTGCTTCTCGGTAATTGACTCCGTTGTTTCACAGTTCTAAAAAAATCAGACGGGATgatgttattatattttcacaAGTTGGAAACTGGTTTCAGCACTAGGATCCACACAAAGCTGCGTTCATGATTAATcataattaatcattaatcatgATAGGCTAAATCATGAGTAAACTCGTCAAAACtgtactttgtatttttaagCTTTTCATATACATTGTGTCATATATTTCCACACACGAGGAGGGATGTCTATCCTCTATCCCTCACCTGTGGATATAGGGAATCCCAGATGTTGAACGATATCTCCCGTCCGTCAACTTTGTCATTGTGATTGTATATTGAttctgtgggggaaaaaagtgaagaCATCAGGTTATGCGACCATCATTAAGGGAATACCAGAGAACCATCTGAGGCGTTCGAGTCATTGATGTTTGCACGTTGCACTTACCAATATCTCCGTACTCGCCGATGAATCTTCTGGTGAGAAATCGCACGGTGAGGGCTGTGAACAGAGAATTTGCACTGTAAGTATGGATTCCTTCTCACCTACATTCAGTCTCGTATGTATCGATACATTAAAGTGCTATGCTACGACACAGTTCAGTGTCCTCAATCAAAGTAAATATGGCAATACCGTAAATAATGTATATGTCTTGACAAAATGCAGCTTTGATAGTTTACATCTTGCTAAATCTGTTTCTCTACATTTATTGGTTTAAGTATAATTGCTTAAGCAATATTTTATAAAGTATTAAGGTAAGATATTGAAAATGCTCACCTGATTTCCCAACGTTTTCGGCTCCAAGCAACAATACGTTAGCTTCGACTTTTTGCTGCGCTCCAtccattgttttgctttgctggGAGCTGGGTTTGACCTGAACCACCATTTGTCACAAGTAATATGTTGTCTGAGGATTTAACTTTCACTACAGCGTGCTCGTCGCTCTTTGACCATACCCCGTCGCTACTGGGTTTTTATGTACAGTTGGGCGGTACCTCTCCATAAATGGAATTTCAGCTGAGCCAATAAGAGACTTGGGCGACCGTTGGCGAGGCACACAGCATAACAAGTTTGAACTCTGAGAAATTCTCATTTACCCCCCAGGGAGATGAGGAATACTAAACTGCAGCCGGAAAGGATAAAAACGTTTGAAGGAGGTGGAAGAGACTGAACCTGACATTGTAGCCCTTGATTAATTTTGCGCAGAAAACTACATTAGGGGAAACCACATTAAGTCGTGATATATCAAAGTTATTTGCTAGGCAGAGTTATATCTGAGGCGGATCCAACACAAGCACCGTGGTATGTTGTGTAATCAGTTAGTATTTCGAGGTTTTCAATTTGGACAATGTCGGTCATGCGTGCATTTTAATATTAGAGACCTGGATCAATTACATCAATCCCAGTTTAAATGCCCTTTGCAAAACACAGTATGGAACAGGTGTCTGATCTTTGTCGATGCTGGTCACCTTTACGACCCATACTGCTGTAGGTGCTGTAAAATTAACGGAAGGACAAACGAACTCTCTTGGGAACACCCAGAGAGATGAGGCCCGCGTGAATATCCTCAAATCTGCATCTTACAACCTTCAAATGTAATCGGTGATGAGCATGCAAAACAGAACATAGTCACAGGAGAGAAGGGACAAAAGGCAAATAGGTTCATAAGTAAATTCGTTTAATAAACCCCCAAATGAGAACGTTCCGGAACCCTACGGCgacactgcagctgcagtaaTTCACTTAACCGGCACAACCTCCATGATCCCACATTTCTTGAAATTACAGCATGCCCTCCGTGATACTGGTCCAATGCTATAATGAATGAAGCTtgattgtaaaataatactaaGAAATGATATAACTGACAAAGTGTGCCTTCTCATGCCTAGACGCAGGCCTACGTATTACGAAAGTTTTTGCCTGTCTAAACTCGTCATGCTAAAATTATAAGGTTAGTTGTTgaagcaaaaaataatttctgtatACAATTGGACGCAAAATTTGCTCGATCATGACAGATCTGCTCCGTAAATGAAGCAACATAAATACGTATTTGGATGGACCAAGATTATCTACAACAGCGTTTCCCACACCTCTCCTGGaagaccccttgtcctgcatgttttagatctctccctgctccaccacagctgatttaaatttgttattttgttcattttgaatcagctgtgctggagcagggagagatctaaaacatgcagcacaaggggtcc harbors:
- the zgc:171704 gene encoding ras-related and estrogen-regulated growth inhibitor-like protein, whose amino-acid sequence is MVVQVKPSSQQSKTMDGAQQKVEANVLLLGAENVGKSALTVRFLTRRFIGEYGDIESIYNHNDKVDGREISFNIWDSLYPQNCETTESITEKQLQWADGLILVYSICDRSSFDVVRQQVHLIRQAKKTSGMSPIIIVGNKRDLQHRRTVSSEEGRLLALSADCGFFEISAAETYHGVLLVFHELLDLIREARALKKGGAGFKGIVRSVSAVFGRKRAE